CTATTACAGAAGTTGATACATAACATATCCACGGCTGCCCGAATTAAACCAGGATGTATAATCGATGAACACTTATTTTTCCCCTTTCCAGATGTCTCTGTTTAACCCGTTACCGCAAATTTCACCGTGTCTCCATAAGGAAGCAAGTCAAGACACTGCCAGAGACAAAGATTGCAACCGAGCCCTCacgccaaaaaaaaaaaatgaaataAACGGAAATGAGCAAAAGTACAAAACGGTAAAACAAATTCAACAAGCAAGAGCATAGGAAAATAAATTAGCTGTAGGGCTTGTCCATTGACGCCTATGATCCAGCAATTTATGCCATGTAGGTGCTCGAGTCCACACCACCCTCAGGGTACTCAGGGAGGGCGACCTCGAACCGCTTTTCGATATCCTTGAGaaccttctcatcctcctctgTGCTGACAAACGAGATCGACAGACCCTTGGTACCGAAACGACCAGCACGGCCAACGCGGTGCAAGTAAGAGTCGGCATCAGCGGGCAAGTCGTAGTTGATGGCAAGGTTGATGCGCTCAATATCAATACCACGACCGAAGACATCGGTAGCGACACAGATACGCTTGTTGAACTCCTTGAACTCCTTGTACCGTTTGATACTAAACAGATCATCAGTTTCAACCCTCCTTATATGCTGATAGGCAAACTTACCGCTCCTCCTGGCTGACGCCAGAGTGCACCGCAATACTAGGGAAGTTACACTCGACCAGAAGCTTGTTAAGCTCGTTAGCACGGAGCGTGCTCttgacgaagatgatgacTTGGTTAAACTCGAGGCTGTCCAAGAGTTCGTTCAGCTTGCGGTTCTTCTCCGCCTCACTGAGCTTAACGTAATACTGCTGGAGACCGTGGAGAGTGAGTTTGGTGTCGTCATCCACGTAGACCTCGAGCGGGTTCCGCATGAACTTCTTGCAAATAGGCCGAACCTCCTGCGAGAGCGTAGCGCTGAACATCATAACCTGCTTGTCAGCAGGAGTCGAACGGAAAATTTCCTGGACGTCACGGCGCATGTCTATTCGAGAAGGCAATGGTCAGCGACTGTTCAtctgagaagaaagaagacaCGTACCAATCTGATCCAACATCTTGTCACATTCGTCAAGAACGAATGCCTTGACGTTGCGCAGGGAGAGCTTTTTGTCGCGGACCAAAGCATTCAGACGACCAGGAGTACCAACGACGATGTTGGGGAACGATTCCTTGTTGGAAAGAACTTCGATGTCCTTCTGGATCGGAGTACCTCCGTAGAATACCGCAGTCTTCACATCGGGAAGGTACTTGCTGAACCGAGCATACTCGTTCTTGATCTGGTATGCCAGTTCACGAGTGTGGCACATAACAAGGATGGAGCACTCCCCAGGAACAGCCTCCAACTGGTGAAGAGTCGTCAGGACGAAAACCGCGGTCTTTCCGAGACCAGACTTGGCCTGGCAGAGAACGTCGACGTTCAGAATAGCGGTCGGAATGCAGACTTGCTGGACTGTAGTAAGGCGGATGGCATGTTAGACTTGTTTTCGATGCATAtactgagaaagagaaaagcaaTCCGCGTCGCAATGTCCGTCCATCCCCCGGAGTAGCCGATTCAGGAGCTAGTTGCTGCGAAAATCTCTTCGCGCAGGCAAACGAGAAAACAACAGAAGATTCCGTGTACAACGATGAAACAGCATTCACGTCAGGAGCTCTTCTGCAGTCGACATGAGGAGCCTATCGCCCAGGCACTGGTGGCAATAAAAGGAGGAACCCTAGGTTTTTCTTtccaaaaggaaaaggaattCTTAACCGTCCTCAGGCATTCTTCAACCCGTGAAAGTATCTTTCTTCTTTACAAAGAAAGCCTCGTCTCTCTCCAACAGGATCGCTGGATCAATGAGCAACAAGTAGTAGCCACATGGGGCAACACGCTATTATGCGCTTCACGgatttctcctcttcttatCCCCTGCTGATATCCATCGAGACATCCTCATGTCGGCTGCAAGCTCGAAGACTGATTTGGCGCCTCGGGAAAGATAAGGGCAAAGATAGGGAAAGAAGCGACTAgatgttctttttctttcttgtctCCCCCGCGGAGATGGACGGACGTTGGAACATGGAGTAATGGAGAGGCTTGTGGGAGAAAAATGTTATCAACTAACCCTCCGATGGATGTTCGAAACCGCAATCGGTGATGGCACGTAGAAGTTCTCCTTTGAGCAAAAAGTCGCGGAAACCGGTCGAGTGAATACCGACGTAGCTTCCCTTCTTGTCCGGGCGGCCGCCCGTGACCGTCAAGTCgccctttttctcttcggCTCCATTCGCAGCGGGAGCAGCGGTGGTCGCCGCCGCGTCAGTGGTCTGAAGCTCCTCGTCGGAGTAGTCGATGAGATCCTCCTCGTGAGACATGGTGATGGGAGGTAGTGCTGGTGGTGAGGGAAAAAGATGGGTGGCTAAAAGCTGATGTCGCGGCGCGTAATCCCTAGACAGCGAGAAGGCCTAGAGAGATAGGATATCGAAGATGAATAAAGGAAAAGGCGAAAATAAGGGAGGTAAATAAAACGCTCAGGTAAAGCAAGTATTATTCCCAACTCACTCGAGATAAATTTGAGACGGGCAAAATATGGGAGGCGAGGGAGAGGTGATGGAAATGGAGAGAAGGGCGTCGCGAGGGATGAGAAGTTCCGGGAACTGTCATGGTCATGTGATCAGCCACTCACCGCCAACTGTAGCTGAGCCGATTCGGTCATTTGCTGTGTACAAGTAATTTGTCGATACcgcgtttttctttttctgagaccttcttcacctccCTTTGTCGACTCATCGCCAACAAGTCTATTCCGAATGGCAAaggggaaaggaaaaaatGTCAACAGCCACTTACGGGCGAGACTGGATTACCTGCACAAAGCCGCCACCTATCTCCACTCCACAACCATAGCTTCCAAGCTGCCACAGACCCAGCAGAGCGATAACGAAAACAATGCTAGTGATGAAAAGCGCGACATCGAAAACATTTCGACCCGGACTGTGCCGCAAATTTTGAGCCCCGGTGCTACTGCTAGTGCTGTCGAGAAGGTGTCCGGTAGTGTCAGCAAAAAACAGGAACCGAATCTTAATCGCCTACCCAATCTATCCCGAGCCTATATCTCACAGCTTCGCGGAATATCGTTAAAGACACAGCTTCGGTTACCTCAGGAAGTGAAGCGGTCATTCTGTAAGCGATGTGATACTTTGCTTGTGTCTGGTGTCAGCTGCATGCAGGGGATCAGGAACGCCAGTCGCGAAGGCAAGAAGCCGTGGGCTGATGTTCGGATCGTGCGTTGCACAACATGTGGTACGGAGAAATGCTATCCTCAGGCTGGCAAGCGAAGCAAGAAGCTTGCCGAAcggaagaaaggaaaggagcAGAAGGAAAGACAAGCTGCAGAAACGTGAACTCTTCACCTTTGACTGGCTTTCTCTCAGGATCTGGCCCACTTTATGAGGTTTTTTGTGAAATCTACATATGCTCATAGAAGTATCAGCCTCGATCATGGACGTCGACTGTACTGCTCCATCGTCCGACAAAGGGCCAACTGCACAGCTTGTGTCATGGTATCTGCTTCGtcgaggaggatgattttGATTGGGCGCAGGAGTGCTTAGCAAGGTACCTGTCGGTTGCGCGAATTGTGTCCGGACGAAGCGTATACACAAGTGATGGTCGTCTGTGGTATGTCTACGTGCGAGAACCTGGATACTCTATCCAGGGCCAGGCGTCATAGGAGGGAGGCAATTCCCGGGCTGGTATCGATATCAGAATGATCGCCTAGATGCCCGACTCCAGTGCTTCTAAACGGTCTAGAAATACGACTGGAAAGCTCTTGCCTAGTCGCAGCCTACAACCGTGATCAAAGTGCCACAGAACCCCAGAGAATCAAGATAAACAAAGGCATTGGAGAAATAGCTTTAAGCAGCCGACCTAAAGCTAGCCGACCCCTCCATATATAGTTTGTCATCGTGCTGCAGAACAAATGAAATAAATACTTGACATGGCGCTCACGACATAAAACGTAATACTTCCTGAATGAGGACATGAACCAAAACATAAAATCATAGAGAGGTGCAAATGGGGGAATCACAGCGCTGCAACAACAGACAACAAAAAACCAACATCATGGAGTCGAACacatagaccatgattctcGTGAAATGGAAGCAGCTGCAGAAACCTCgtatcaaaaaaaaaaaaaaaaaaacaaacaaaaccaTCAGAGCCAATCATTATTCCTGAAATCATTGCTTGAGAAAACTCCGCGCTACAGCGCATCCCTGCCAAAACCTGGTGGTAGGTGTTTTCATAttcgaaaagaaaagagccGCGAGGCCGTGTCCCAATCTTTATCCAGTATTTTTCTCCAAATGTGCAGAAAGAAGTCAAAATATGTAAGGAGATTCTCCATAAGAGGTCGTTTGGCACATGGAACGTAACAGCCGTAAGCTGCTAAAAGTCATAACGATATAATGTCCGTGCAGGACAGATCGAGGCATAAGCACAttcatctttttttttttggctttttAGTGGTGTGGTTGTGgtgtgatgatgatgttgaaggAAGGTCAGAGGTGTGGGAGAAGCCAATACGACCATCCGGCAGTCGAAGAAGTGCATAAAAACCGATACTCAAAAGCCTCCAGGGCATCTTGTGAAGATATGGCCCCGATCATCTCAAAGGAATGGTGTaggaagaagagcaaagGTGAAGCAGGTCAACGTCTCCGTCGGGCAGCTTGGTCAAGACGCTGATCGAGTCCTTCAATTCTTGCACGATATTGTTTGACGATTTCTCTGATATTCGCAATTTTAGCAAATTCTGTTTCAAGGTCATCAATCGAAGTAAGGATCGAACGGGTGCGTGCGATTTCAGCGTCAGCGTTGCGGATGACATTTCCTGCGCGGTCGGTGCTATTTTGTAAGGAGAGTTGCATTTGTTCTTCCAACTATTCTCATGTTAGAGCTTAATGAAGCAAACATCATGGCGAATGTGCGGTGTACGTGTGCGAGGCGTGCAAAAGATGAAAAGCTCCACAAAACTGCCTACCCATCACCCCTTTTAATTCATATCCGGAGGCGGGCGTGGGAACGAGATTGGATGTGAAGTAATGATAGGAATCttgaaaagaagggaaaaagagGAACATACATAGTCGAGACGATTCCGGATCTGTTCCTGTAGACTATCCAACTGATGCGAAAGCGCTCTGAGATTCATCGGATCGAGCAGCAATCGACCATGACTGCTGGCCGCACTGGCAGCGCGCGAACTAGCGTTGCTGGTCCTTCCAGTCCCTCTGCCTCTGGTAACCCCACCGCCAGTATGACCACCCTGAAGTGCgagctgctgttgttgtcgGAGGATTTGAATTTCGGAGGAGGTAAGACCAAGCGAGGTGTCGGGAATCGAGGCTGATACGGACATTTGGTCCCGGCAGAGACATGCTCCAACCGCGACGATAGTCTAGGAAGCGCTAATCGATCTCGATGTAAGAAAACAGGACGGGCATAGGTTCATGGTGGTGACCGGGAGGGAAAAAGAATGCGGGCACCGGAGACGTAGGATAGGGTGACAGAAAGCGCCGCGATTTGTAACTCAGACACCGGATGGGATCAGGTACAAAAACAGCCGCGGGGTCCAGGACGATTATAGTTCCTTATCACCTTCTATTGTCGAAACCAGCGGTGTCATTGGGAACAGAAAGGTAAAGCAGAGGCCGAGGTAGAAGGATTGACGGCCGGCGACTGTCGACAAGAGGGACCGTCGATATTGTCGGCGGTAAAAAAGAGTAATCACGGCGGTAGACTTCGTGAATCGTCAACTTACGCAGTGAGAGAGTAGATCAAAATTAGAAAGAGTCAGGTCCTGAGGGGACCGGGGGGAAAGTgtgagagaaaagaagagaggagagagggGCAAAAGAAATGAAGTTTTGGTGATCAGACCAGCTCCAAAATAGGATAGATTGATTGCGGAAGAATCAGACTAGGACAGAGAAATAATTGTCAGTTCACTTCAGTTTCCTGTTTGCTTCTCTTTTGCTCCGTTGATTCCGCCGTTGACGCTATATGTAGCTGTTGGATACATAACTGTGTAGTGATGATTATGATGACGAGGACATAAAAGCATACCCAGCTTCACTGAGATCAGTTCTTCTAGAAGCAGTATTCCAGCCAGTCGTTTTATGAAACAAATGGTCTTCACTCCGTGACCATATGTATTTCCAGTTCCTCCAAGTCCGGTCCATCGAGCTTGGATCCTCCGCGGGCCCCGACTTCGACCTGCATCCAACTTCCTAACCGCATAAGAAACTTCCACTCGACAACTCCCACTTAAGCCATATTCGCAATACGCCGTCGTCACATCCACGACGCTTCCAAATCCATAAACAGTCTTAGCACCCGCGCGTATATTGTCGTCACGCCGCTCAGACAGCAGAGCTGCAGGCGTCACAACCGCTATCCGATGAACCTAGCTAGcgccagaggagaagcgCACTGCGATTTTACCTACCTGCAACTTTGTATTTAATCACCTGTGAGCAACCTCCAATCCAGTTCTCGTCGGTTCTAGTTAGCTGCAGGTGCTGCAAGAGCTCCCTTGCTACATCCGACCAGGTTCTGCGCGCGCGCCGCTCTCCCCTTCACCCCGGAGCTTTGCATAATTACTTCAGGAAGCTAACACGCTGCAACCTTTGACTACAGGTGACACAGTGATACCCGAACAAGAAAAACCGCCACAATGCCGAAAGAACGCTCCATGAATCCGGCTGCCGCGCAGCACAAACTCGACAAGCAAAAGTCAATGAAGAAGGGGAAAGCAGAGGCGCTGGCCCGCCGAAATGAGAAACTCGCCCGTCGCAACCCCGATCGTATCCAACGGCAGATTAATGAGCTGAAACAGATGCAAGAGTCCGGTCAGAAACTACGACCAAGGGAACAACAGATCTTAGAGGCACTGGAAAAGGACCTGCGCTCTGTGCAGAAGGCTCGCGAAGCTTTGGGTGATAAGGCACCTAAGTTTAATGAAAGAGGTGGTGACGGTCTAAGAGGGCAAGGCGACGGGGTACTcgggaagaggagaagagacgACCGTGATAATCGATTTGGACAAGAAAGTGACAGCAGTGAGACGGATGAGGAGGTACGAAGGATACCCATGCCACGGGATACTCCGCCACCGATTCCCAGACAGTACCAGAAGAGAGACGCAGGGCTTGCTGAGAGTGTGCGTGGGCCACATGCTCTTCCCAACAAGCCGCCTGTGACAGAATCCAAGACGGTCTACGAAGCTAAACCCGAGATCAAGGACTTGCGACGGGAAGCCATCAATAAATTCGTTCCGGCTGCTGTCAGGGTAAAACAGGAGTCTATTAGAGGCCAGGGGAAACTTTTGGAGCCGGAAGAAATGGATAGACTTGAAAAAGCAGGCTACCAGGCAGGTTCTGCAGAGGGACAGTCGACAGGTAATCCGGATTATGACGAGCAACGACGGAGGAtcttggaagaggaagagaggcgCTTCAATCAAGAACTTCTTTCAGTGCAAATAGAGGAGGTCGAAGACGAGGAAGCCTAAATTGAATGATGAAACCGGGATGGAGTATCGTAACTAATCCCTGTACGTCAATGAACAGAATTTGGATATACTCCAACATGGCTGCTCCTGAAGGCCTTTCATGATGACCATTCGGAAGCTGTGCCTTGATGCAAAAATATATCAAACCAAGATAGGATGCTGGATTGATTGCCACATATCATATCAGGACAGAAATCGTAAAACAAAAATGTATGTACATACACAGAGCCTCCCTTACACACGCCTGAACACCAATTATTTTGCAATTCAACACCGGAAATGACCGCAGGTGAAGGAAAGAAATGACAAAAGAGTGTGACGGAAAGGTGTAGCTTCGACTCAAGAAAGGCGAGACGAGTGTCAAGTAACCAAAAAGTTGTATGCAAGAAAAGCAAGCAAAAGGGTACTCCAAAATTAAATAATCAAATGGCATAGACGTCACTTCATAACAACAAAGGAAATCAAATGGTCGGTGATGTCTGTGTCCAAGCTCGAGTTTGCACAGGACTGTAATCAAAAATGCATGAGGCTTCCACGCCTTGCGTGGTCAATGCCACtcctcaagaagcacttTAACTCCACCGTAACTCCAGAATAGGAAGCAAAAAGCAAGAGAGGTATTAAGAAATGAGTCGAAAAATAAAAGAGGGACGTCAGTCGGAAGATAGTATGCCAAAATGCCCCTAGCAAAAGCGCCTGTACATGGCTTCCTTGGGGCCACGGAACGAATCGAAAAGGTAGGTTTTGGTCCATATTTTTGTCTGACAATATAAGGTATGGTCCCAGCCATTTGCCAGATAGGTTCAGACCCTTTTCACCTCAAGTTGCGGATGACCTTCTTTCCACGGTTCAAGAAGGGACTGGGCATTTCATCCCTCTCGGGATCCCACACTGCTGGTGGCTCGCGATCAGATGACTTGAGGGGATTAGAGCTCGAAGTACGCGAGTCACTTGCGCACCGCTTCACCTCATCGAGGGGTCGACCTCCGGCTCTGGCCTGTGCAAGCTCCACCAGGGTCCTGCCACCCATGTTGCGCTGCATCACAGCCTTGAACATCTCTTCCCCGCCACCGTTTGCCTTAGACGTGAGTTGTTTGGAACCAGTCTTGCGGGTGGGAGATCCGGCATCGGCGGCAAGGTTTGCAGAGGATGGAATCTTAGACAAGCGACGGTGAGGTGATTTGGGTCTTGCCTCATTCTGGCCATTATTACCCGATGCTTGAGGCAATCTAGATTGGTTGGCTGGGAAAAGCGAAGGCTGGCTGCTTAGTTTTTGCATGAAGGCCGCGGTGTTCTGCCGCAAAAGTGGCCGAGCAGGGGCCTTGAATGGGTCGGGTCTGACCTTGGGACGCGTCGGCGAAGGCAGGTCGGGAgtatcgtcctcgtcgtcagAGTATGTCAGAGCTGGTTCCCATTTAGGCTTGTGCCGTTCTGGGTCCGCGAAGATATTCTTGCCTGGACCATTATTCTGTGCGGCCGCACGACGTGGCGACAACGAAAGGGAAGCAATCGACATTGGAGAAGGCTCGGCCATTTGTATGTCGATAGGGGAGTCAATCACGGTCTTGGAACGGCACAGCGGAGTACGGGTCTCCTTCTTGATTGCCTTGTTCCCGTTTGCCGAAGGCGACTCCAGGGACAGGTGACTGATGTCAGTATTCGAAGGTTCCTGATCATCCCCAGAGGATTGCGATGTGTGGCTGGACTGGAATCCGCTGTCGTTATGGGCATTGCTGTTTCTCTTGTGCTTCTCCAGTTCCATACCAACTCTCTCGTGAACCTCGAAGTCGAACCTCCTTCGCAATTTTTCGAGTTCGTTCTGCACTTGACGGTCAATTTCTAGTCTAGCTTTCACTTCCCATTCTCTGCGAACAGTGCTTTCGATCTCTGCTTTCATTTGttgtttttccttttcgatCTTGAGGACGTTCTGCTCCATGTCCCTGACTTTGTGCAAAGCGACCTCCTCACGCTTTCGCAGCGTTCTGCCGATGTCGAcaacctctttctcttttcggACCAAGCGAATAATAGGGAGATTGATCAAGGCAGCGGTATCGGGTCGGTTGTCGGGGTTGACGCGC
This sequence is a window from Aspergillus chevalieri M1 DNA, chromosome 5, nearly complete sequence. Protein-coding genes within it:
- the nimA gene encoding serine/threonine protein kinase nimA (BUSCO:EOG092626EQ;~COG:T;~EggNog:ENOG410PIY3;~InterPro:IPR000719,IPR011009,IPR008271;~go_function: GO:0004672 - protein kinase activity [Evidence IEA];~go_function: GO:0005524 - ATP binding [Evidence IEA];~go_process: GO:0006468 - protein phosphorylation [Evidence IEA]), coding for MAIALAEADKYEVLERIGCGSFGIIRKVKRKNDGLILCRKEINYIKMSQKEREQLTAEFNILSSLRHPNIVAYYHREHLKASQDLYLYMEYCGGGDLSMVIKNLKKTNKFAEEEFVWRILAQLVTALYRCHYGTDAPEIGSNVLGPAPKPSGLKGKQAQMTILHRDLKPENIFLGNDNTVKLGDFGLSKLMHSHDFASTYVGTPFYMSPEICAAEKYTLRSDIWAVGCIMYELCQKEPPFNARTHIQLVQKIREGKFPPLPEFYSPELRNVIASCLRVNPDNRPDTAALINLPIIRLVRKEKEVVDIGRTLRKREEVALHKVRDMEQNVLKIEKEKQQMKAEIESTVRREWEVKARLEIDRQVQNELEKLRRRFDFEVHERVGMELEKHKRNSNAHNDSGFQSSHTSQSSGDDQEPSNTDISHLSLESPSANGNKAIKKETRTPLCRSKTVIDSPIDIQMAEPSPMSIASLSLSPRRAAAQNNGPGKNIFADPERHKPKWEPALTYSDDEDDTPDLPSPTRPKVRPDPFKAPARPLLRQNTAAFMQKLSSQPSLFPANQSRLPQASGNNGQNEARPKSPHRRLSKIPSSANLAADAGSPTRKTGSKQLTSKANGGGEEMFKAVMQRNMGGRTLVELAQARAGGRPLDEVKRCASDSRTSSSNPLKSSDREPPAVWDPERDEMPSPFLNRGKKVIRNLR
- a CDS encoding uncharacterized protein (COG:S;~EggNog:ENOG410PSSC;~InterPro:IPR034455;~go_component: GO:0031083 - BLOC-1 complex [Evidence IEA]) yields the protein MSVSASIPDTSLGLTSSEIQILRQQQQLALQGGHTGGGVTRGRGTGRTSNASSRAASAASSHGRLLLDPMNLRALSHQLDSLQEQIRNRLDYLEEQMQLSLQNSTDRAGNVIRNADAEIARTRSILTSIDDLETEFAKIANIREIVKQYRARIEGLDQRLDQAARRRR
- a CDS encoding ribonuclease P Rpr2/Rpp21/SNM1 subunit (COG:A;~EggNog:ENOG410PSI0;~InterPro:IPR007175;~PFAM:PF04032); the encoded protein is MAKGKGKNVNSHLRARLDYLHKAATYLHSTTIASKLPQTQQSDNENNASDEKRDIENISTRTVPQILSPGATASAVEKVSGSVSKKQEPNLNRLPNLSRAYISQLRGISLKTQLRLPQEVKRSFCKRCDTLLVSGVSCMQGIRNASREGKKPWADVRIVRCTTCGTEKCYPQAGKRSKKLAERKKGKEQKERQAAET
- the SUB2 gene encoding ATP-dependent RNA helicase SUB2 (BUSCO:EOG09262E4Q;~COG:A;~EggNog:ENOG410PGTN;~InterPro:IPR027417,IPR001650,IPR014014,IPR014001, IPR011545;~PFAM:PF04851,PF00270,PF00271;~go_function: GO:0003676 - nucleic acid binding [Evidence IEA];~go_function: GO:0004386 - helicase activity [Evidence IEA];~go_function: GO:0005524 - ATP binding [Evidence IEA]), giving the protein MSHEEDLIDYSDEELQTTDAAATTAAPAANGAEEKKGDLTVTGGRPDKKGSYVGIHSTGFRDFLLKGELLRAITDCGFEHPSEVQQVCIPTAILNVDVLCQAKSGLGKTAVFVLTTLHQLEAVPGECSILVMCHTRELAYQIKNEYARFSKYLPDVKTAVFYGGTPIQKDIEVLSNKESFPNIVVGTPGRLNALVRDKKLSLRNVKAFVLDECDKMLDQIDMRRDVQEIFRSTPADKQVMMFSATLSQEVRPICKKFMRNPLEVYVDDDTKLTLHGLQQYYVKLSEAEKNRKLNELLDSLEFNQVIIFVKSTLRANELNKLLVECNFPSIAVHSGVSQEERIKRYKEFKEFNKRICVATDVFGRGIDIERINLAINYDLPADADSYLHRVGRAGRFGTKGLSISFVSTEEDEKVLKDIEKRFEVALPEYPEGGVDSSTYMA
- a CDS encoding WW domain binding protein 11 (COG:S;~EggNog:ENOG410PIJW;~InterPro:IPR019007;~PFAM:PF09429;~go_process: GO:0006396 - RNA processing [Evidence IEA]), with protein sequence MPKERSMNPAAAQHKLDKQKSMKKGKAEALARRNEKLARRNPDRIQRQINELKQMQESGQKLRPREQQILEALEKDLRSVQKAREALGDKAPKFNERGGDGLRGQGDGVLGKRRRDDRDNRFGQESDSSETDEEVRRIPMPRDTPPPIPRQYQKRDAGLAESVRGPHALPNKPPVTESKTVYEAKPEIKDLRREAINKFVPAAVRVKQESIRGQGKLLEPEEMDRLEKAGYQAGSAEGQSTGNPDYDEQRRRILEEEERRFNQELLSVQIEEVEDEEA